One window of Desulfobacca acetoxidans DSM 11109 genomic DNA carries:
- a CDS encoding DUF3536 domain-containing protein, which translates to MTKYICIHGHFYQPPRENPWLEDIELQDSAYPYHDWNERITAECYAPNTASRILDGFGNIIKIPNNYAKISFNFGPTLLAWLEQKTPAVYESILLADRISQQQFSGHGSALAQCYNHLIMPLANTRDKYTQVVWGIRDFENRFQRQPEGMWLPETAVDLETLDILAAAGIKFTILAPRQAKRVRLLNGEEWEEVSGERIDPTRAYLQRLPSGREIALFFYDGPISRAVAFEGLLAKGEYLAERLLSALSPERDWPQLIHIATDGETFGHHHRHGEMALSYALEYIEAFDNVRLINYGEYLEKYPPAMEVEIFENSSWSCIHGVERWKRDCGCNSGLKPGWHQGWRQPLREALDWLRDHLINLFEEKASVLLKDPWAARNDYLEVIFSRSPESVQSLLEHHALKVLDQSEITEVLRLLEIQRCAQLMYTSCGWFFDELSGIETVQVIQYAGRAIQLAQELSADDLEEGFLTRLELAKGNIAEHADGRCIYQKFVKPAAVGLLDVGAHYAISSLFEDYGEQDRIFYYDIHRRDYRRAEAGKATLVIGRIEVSSRITLHSGDISFAVLHFGDHNICGGVRFFQGQKAYSLMTREMTKTFAGADFPETIRRIDRHFGASTYSLRHLFRDEQRKVLQQIVASSLREIQGTYQQVYKYHVPLMRFFTELRAPLPKGYLATAELVINWNLRQALEAEAPDMEVIGSLLNDARVFDVQIDAATLEYVLRQTVQRLAAAFRHHPAELDYLTRLEAIVELAICLPFEVNLWTVQNTYYEILHTIFPTVLWRATRGEEADHIWVDHFKSLGKKLGMAIPSS; encoded by the coding sequence ATGACAAAATATATCTGTATCCATGGCCACTTCTATCAACCGCCGCGAGAAAATCCCTGGCTGGAAGACATCGAATTGCAGGATTCAGCCTATCCCTATCACGATTGGAACGAGCGCATCACCGCTGAATGTTACGCCCCCAACACCGCCTCCCGCATCCTGGACGGGTTCGGCAATATTATTAAAATCCCAAATAATTATGCAAAGATAAGTTTCAATTTCGGCCCCACCCTACTGGCCTGGCTAGAACAGAAGACACCTGCAGTCTACGAAAGCATCCTGCTCGCGGATCGCATCAGTCAACAGCAATTCTCCGGCCATGGCTCAGCCCTGGCGCAATGCTACAATCATCTCATCATGCCACTGGCCAACACCAGGGATAAATACACCCAGGTAGTGTGGGGCATTCGCGACTTCGAAAACCGATTTCAACGCCAACCGGAGGGCATGTGGCTGCCCGAGACCGCCGTTGATCTGGAAACCCTGGATATCTTAGCCGCAGCAGGGATTAAATTCACCATCCTGGCGCCCCGTCAGGCCAAAAGGGTCCGTCTCCTCAACGGGGAGGAATGGGAAGAGGTCAGCGGTGAACGGATCGATCCAACCAGGGCATATCTGCAGCGTTTACCTTCGGGACGCGAAATTGCCCTCTTTTTCTATGATGGTCCCATCTCTCGGGCCGTTGCGTTTGAAGGTTTATTGGCCAAAGGCGAATATCTGGCAGAGCGGTTGCTTAGTGCTTTATCCCCGGAACGAGATTGGCCCCAACTGATTCATATCGCTACTGACGGCGAGACATTCGGCCACCATCATCGGCACGGAGAGATGGCCCTCTCGTATGCCCTCGAATATATCGAAGCTTTTGACAATGTCAGGCTGATTAATTATGGAGAATACTTAGAAAAATACCCACCAGCCATGGAAGTGGAGATATTTGAGAATTCCTCCTGGAGCTGTATCCATGGGGTTGAGCGGTGGAAGCGTGATTGTGGCTGCAACAGCGGTCTTAAACCCGGTTGGCACCAGGGCTGGCGCCAACCTCTCAGGGAGGCGCTCGATTGGCTGAGAGATCATCTTATTAACCTCTTTGAGGAAAAAGCTTCAGTCCTGCTAAAGGATCCCTGGGCCGCCCGGAATGACTATCTAGAGGTTATTTTCAGCCGCTCCCCTGAAAGCGTCCAATCCCTCCTGGAACATCACGCCCTCAAGGTATTGGACCAATCGGAGATAACAGAGGTTTTGCGCCTGCTCGAGATCCAAAGATGCGCCCAACTGATGTACACCAGTTGCGGCTGGTTTTTTGACGAACTCTCGGGCATCGAAACAGTTCAGGTCATTCAGTACGCCGGCCGCGCTATTCAGTTAGCCCAGGAACTGTCCGCTGACGATCTGGAAGAAGGTTTTCTGACTCGGTTGGAGCTGGCCAAGGGTAATATCGCCGAGCATGCCGATGGGCGGTGCATTTACCAGAAATTTGTCAAACCGGCTGCAGTGGGCCTTCTGGATGTCGGTGCTCATTATGCCATCAGTTCACTGTTTGAAGACTACGGCGAACAGGACCGGATTTTTTATTATGACATTCACAGACGAGATTATCGCCGTGCCGAAGCTGGCAAAGCTACCCTGGTTATTGGAAGAATTGAGGTATCCTCCAGAATCACCCTCCATTCCGGGGATATCAGTTTTGCTGTGTTGCATTTCGGTGACCACAATATTTGCGGTGGGGTGAGATTCTTTCAGGGTCAGAAGGCATATTCCTTGATGACTCGGGAAATGACCAAGACCTTTGCCGGAGCTGATTTTCCAGAAACCATCCGCCGGATTGACCGCCATTTTGGGGCCTCGACCTATTCACTCCGCCATCTTTTCCGGGATGAACAACGTAAAGTCCTGCAGCAGATCGTGGCATCCTCATTGCGAGAAATCCAAGGCACCTATCAACAGGTTTATAAATACCATGTGCCCCTGATGCGCTTTTTTACGGAACTCCGCGCCCCTCTGCCCAAAGGCTATCTGGCCACGGCCGAACTGGTGATTAATTGGAATCTACGCCAGGCACTTGAAGCTGAAGCCCCGGACATGGAGGTCATAGGCAGTCTGCTCAATGATGCCCGCGTCTTCGATGTCCAGATTGACGCAGCTACCTTGGAGTATGTCCTTCGCCAGACGGTTCAGCGTCTGGCGGCGGCATTTCGTCATCACCCCGCCGAACTAGATTATTTAACCCGGCTTGAGGCTATCGTAGAGTTGGCGATCTGCCTTCCTTTTGAGGTGAATCTCTGGACGGTACAGAATACCTACTACGAAATTCTCCACACCATCTTTCCAACCGTACTCTGGCGGGCCACCCGCGGGGAGGAAGCCGACCATATATGGGTGGACCATTTCAAGTCTTTAGGGAAAAAATTAGGGATGGCTATACCTTCTAGCTGA
- the treZ gene encoding malto-oligosyltrehalose trehalohydrolase, whose protein sequence is MRLPAELGAVYLKNNHCTFKVWAPNAKQVEVLLLTPGERLLPLQMEGDYFCGQGGDIPPGSLYFYRLNGEVDRPDPASRSQPQGVHGPSEVVTLEFPWNDHAWVGPPLTDYVIYELHVGTFTPEGSFDAVIPRLECLQELGVTAVELMPVAQFPGSRNWGYDGVFPFAVQYSYGGPEALRRLVNACHQRGLAVILDVVYNHLGPEGNYLRDFGPYFTQRYQTPWGEAINFDGPGGDEVRRYFISNALYWITDFHIDALRLDALHAVIDQSAQPFLAELAEAVHLQAARLGRRVYLIAESDLNDVRHLQASEIGGYGLDSHWLDDFHHALHTLLTRETGGYYQDFGGWEHLAASYRQGFVYAGQYSTFRRRRHGSSSQVIPPYRFIAFAQNHDQIGNRLNGERLSQLVSFEALKLAAAAVILSPFTPLLFMGEEYGEKAPFLYFISHTNPDLIEAVRRGRAQEFAHFDWESPPPDPQASETFERSRLEIGLLKQPEGRYLWQYYQKLLEIRREMIATVDLGSYYPEVQMLQPAAVLSLKYSRNNHYYWVFFGFSDRPQVFDPQLPAGTWRLRLASAESRWGGPGIDLAATCNSPHRHNLVISSHACMVYSQEGTSR, encoded by the coding sequence CACTTTTAAGGTATGGGCGCCAAACGCCAAGCAGGTTGAGGTTCTCCTGCTGACCCCCGGAGAACGCCTCCTGCCGCTGCAAATGGAAGGAGACTATTTCTGTGGCCAAGGTGGGGACATCCCGCCCGGCAGTCTCTATTTCTACCGTTTGAATGGCGAGGTAGACCGCCCTGATCCGGCCTCCCGTTCCCAACCCCAAGGGGTTCATGGTCCCTCCGAGGTTGTAACCCTGGAATTCCCCTGGAATGATCATGCCTGGGTAGGGCCGCCTCTGACGGACTATGTAATTTACGAGCTCCACGTGGGGACTTTCACTCCTGAGGGTTCGTTCGATGCCGTTATCCCCCGGTTGGAATGCTTGCAGGAGCTGGGCGTCACCGCTGTAGAACTCATGCCCGTGGCGCAGTTTCCCGGCAGCCGGAATTGGGGGTATGACGGCGTTTTTCCTTTTGCCGTGCAGTATTCCTATGGCGGTCCCGAGGCGCTGCGAAGACTGGTAAATGCCTGCCACCAGCGAGGTCTGGCGGTGATCTTGGACGTGGTTTACAACCACCTGGGGCCGGAAGGAAATTATCTCAGGGATTTTGGTCCTTATTTTACCCAGCGCTACCAAACGCCCTGGGGTGAAGCGATCAATTTTGACGGCCCCGGAGGAGATGAAGTCAGACGCTATTTCATTTCCAATGCCCTTTACTGGATCACCGACTTTCACATCGATGCCCTACGCCTGGATGCCCTCCATGCCGTCATAGATCAATCAGCCCAGCCCTTCCTCGCCGAACTGGCCGAGGCCGTCCATCTGCAGGCGGCTCGTCTAGGACGGCGGGTTTATCTCATAGCCGAAAGCGACTTGAATGACGTCCGCCACCTTCAGGCGTCCGAAATAGGGGGTTATGGTCTGGATTCCCATTGGCTGGATGATTTTCATCATGCCCTGCACACCCTGCTCACGAGGGAAACCGGCGGCTACTATCAGGATTTCGGCGGATGGGAACACCTGGCAGCCTCCTATCGGCAGGGATTTGTCTACGCCGGACAATATTCCACCTTCCGAAGACGGCGGCACGGCTCTTCTTCCCAAGTTATCCCGCCCTACCGTTTTATCGCCTTCGCCCAAAATCACGATCAGATCGGCAACCGCCTGAACGGTGAGCGTTTAAGTCAACTCGTCTCGTTCGAAGCGCTTAAACTGGCTGCAGCGGCGGTAATCCTCTCACCATTTACCCCTCTCCTCTTTATGGGTGAGGAATATGGCGAAAAAGCCCCTTTTTTATATTTTATCAGCCATACCAACCCGGACCTTATTGAGGCAGTACGCCGAGGCCGAGCCCAGGAATTCGCCCATTTCGACTGGGAATCGCCCCCCCCCGATCCTCAGGCATCTGAAACCTTCGAACGCAGCCGCCTGGAGATAGGCCTTCTCAAGCAACCCGAAGGTCGGTACCTCTGGCAGTATTATCAGAAGTTATTGGAAATCCGCCGGGAGATGATAGCCACAGTAGATTTAGGAAGCTATTATCCTGAGGTGCAGATGCTGCAGCCGGCAGCCGTCTTAAGCCTTAAATATAGCAGAAATAACCACTACTACTGGGTCTTCTTCGGCTTCAGCGACCGTCCGCAGGTATTCGATCCTCAGCTACCGGCAGGTACCTGGCGCCTTCGCCTGGCCTCCGCTGAGTCGCGCTGGGGCGGTCCTGGCATTGACCTTGCGGCAACCTGCAACTCCCCGCACCGTCATAATCTGGTGATTTCTTCGCATGCCTGTATGGTCTATAGTCAGGAAGGGACTAGCCGATGA